DNA from Longimicrobiales bacterium:
CGATGCTGATCCCGCAGGTGGTCGGTTTCCGCATGACGGGCGAGCTGCCGGAGGGGGCAACCGCGACCGATCTCGTGCTCACGGTCACCGAGATGCTCCGCAGGAAGGGCGTAGTCGGCAAGTTCGTCGAGTTCTACGGCCCCGGCCTTGCCAACCTGCGCCTTGCCGACCGCGCGACGATCGGCAACATGGCACCCGAGTACGGTGCGACGTGCGGCATCTTCCCGGTCGACGCCATGACGCTCGATTACCTGCGCTTCACCGGTCGTTCCGAGGAGCATGTGCAGCTCGTCGAACGCTACATGAAGGAGCAGGGACTCTTCCGCACCGAGGACACGCCGGACGCCGAGTACAGCGACACGCTGGAGCTGGACCTTGCGACGGTCGAGCCGAGCGTCGCCGGCCCGCGCCGGCCGCAGGACCGGCTGCAGCTTTCCGAGGTGAAGCCTGCCTTCCTGCAGTACCTGGACACCCTGGTCGGCAATGGTGGCGAGACCACGGCCGGTGCAGCTGGCGGCGCCACGGCGGTCGCGCCGGCGCATGCGCATCGCGGCGTGGACGTCGTGCTGAACGACGAGACGGTCCGGCTCGAGGATGGCGCGGTCGTGATCGCCGCGATCACGAGCTGCACCAACACGTCGAACCCGTCCGTCATGCTGGGCGCCGGACTCCTCGCGAAGAATGCCGTGGCGCGCGGACTGCGCAGCAAGCCGTGGGTCAAGACGTCGCTGGCCCCCGGATCCAAGGTTGTCACCGACTACCTCGCCGACGCGGACCTGACGCAGTACCTCGAGCAGCTCGGCTTCGACCTGGTCGGCTACGGCTGCACGACGTGCATCGGCAACAGCGGCCCGCTGCCCGGCCAGATCTCGCAGGCGATCGCCGACGGCGACCTCGTCACGGTGTCCGTGCTGTCGGGCAACCGCAACTTCGAAGGGCGCATCAACCCCGACGTCCGCGGCAACTACCTCGCCTCACCGCCGCTCGTCGTCGCGTATGCGCTGGCCGGCCGCATCGACATCGACTGGTACAACGAGCCCATCGGCGAGGACCGCGAGGGGCGATCGGTGTTCCTGAAGGACATCTGGCCGACGACGGCGGACATCGAAGCTGCTGTCAAGGGATCGGTCAAGCCCGAGATGTTCACGCGCCAGTACGCGACGGTCTTCGAGGGCGACGACCGCTGGCGTGCATTGCCGGCGCCGGAAAGCGACCTCTTCGAGTGGGACGACGCCTCCACCTACATCAAGCACCCGCCGTACTTCGTCGACATGCCGCGTGATCCTGCGGCGGTCCAGGACATCAGCGGCGCACGCGTGCTCGCACTGCTCGGCGACAGCATCACGACCGATCACATCTCGCCGGCCGGCTCGATCAAGGCCGACAGCCCGGCGGGCAGGTACCTGCGCGAGCACGGCATCGAGCCGAAGGACTTCAACTCGTACGGTTCGCGCCGGGGCAACCACGAGGTCATGGTGCGCGGGACGTTCGCGAACATCCGGCTGCGCAACCAGCTCAACCCGGAGATCGAGGGCGGCTGGACGACGCACCTGCCGACCGGCGAAAAGATGCCGATCTTCGACGCGTCGATGCGCTACCAGCAGGAGGGCACGCCGCTCGTGGTGGTCGCGGGCAAGGAGTACGGCTCCGGCTCCTCGCGCGACTGGGCGGCCAAGGGCCCGCTGCTGCTCGGCATCCGTGCGGTCATCGTCGAGAGCTACGAGCGCATCCACCGCTCGAACCTGCTCGGCATGGGCATCCTGCCGCTGCAGTTCCAGCCCGGTCAGACGTACACGCAGCTGGGCATCACGGGCCGGGAAGTATTCGACATCCATGGCCTGGACGCCGCGCTCAGCCGTCCGGAAGGCCCGGGCACCGTGCAGGTCATTGCCCGCAACCCGGATGGCGGTGCGGACATCCGCTTCGATGCCGTGGTGCGCATCGACACGCCGCAGGAGATCGCGTACTACCGCCATGGCGGCATCCTGCAGTACGTGCTGAGGCAACTGCTCAGGGCGTGATTCCTGTGTTCCTGCTCGAGTGAATCGAGCCCGTCAGGTCTGTTGGCCTGACGGGCTCGAATCTTTGCGGTGCCGAGTGAACGGATTCTTATTACCGCGAGAGCGCAGAGGACGCGGAGAACTACGCTGAGTCCCTCAGCGCAGTCTCAGCGATACCTCCGCGCCCTCAGCGGTAATAACAGGGCACCGATGCCAACGAAAACTCTGTGTTGCTCCGTGTTCTCCGTGGTAGAAAAAAACTAAGTCCAGCCACGCGCGACGACGGGCCAGCAGCGCTCGATCGATTCACCGCGGACGCCGTACACGCGGGGATGCAGGTTCACCGACACGCACACGTGATTCGGCACGATCCGGACCCTGTCGCCTACCTGCGGCCGCCAGTCCGTGCCGGACAGATCGAGGATGCCGTGCTCTTCCGACAGGCCGCTCACCACGACGTCGGGGCGGTCGAGCAGGGCGCCGAAGCCGCGTGCGTCGGGGCCGCGCAGCTCCTCGCGGGACAGCGCCTTGGAGCCGGCGTCGACGACAGCCTGGTTGGGCACCGCGGTGCTGACTACGGTCGCGACGACGGTGTAAGCGCAGTCTTTCCACTCGCACGCGCCGATCGCTTCCGTGGTGCGGTCGTTGTAGACGTAGGTGCCCGGACGGATCTCGTTGACGCCGTGCATGCGATGCGACGCAAACGCGGCGGGGGTGGAGCCGGCGCTGACGATTTCGGGCTCGAGGCCGTGTTCGCGCAGCGCCTCCAGGTGCTTCTGCAGGTCCTCGCTGACCCGGTCGATGGCGGTGGCCTGCTCGCTCACGTGCTGCCGGATGTGTCCGGGATAGAACATGATGCCGCGCCACTCGACGCCCGGGCGACGCGCCGCCTCGGCTGCGAGCTGTGCCAGGCGCCGCGGGTCGGGCTCGCCGACGCGGTGCATGCCGAGGTCCGCCTCGATCAGCACGCCGAACGTGCGGCCCGCACGGGCGGCCGCCCCGGAAAGGGCGTCGAGTGCGGCGGTCGAATCGAGCGCGACGGTCACGCGGACGTCGTCAGGAAGTGCGAGCAGGCGCTCGAGCTTGGGTGCGCCGACGGGCGGGTGTGCGATCAGCAGGTCACGCGTGGCCTCGGTCATGACGTGCGCCTCGCGCAGGGTCGCGACCGTCAGGCCCGCGGCGCCGCGGCGCATCTGTTCGGCGCCGATCTCGGGTGACTTGTGCGTCTTGGTGTGTGGCCGCAGCGCGAGCCCGTGCGATGCGGTGTAGTCCGCCATCCTCGCGAGGTTGGCGTCCATGATGTCCAGGTCAACGGCTGCGGCAGGCGTCATCACACCTGCCAGCGTATCCGGGATCCGCTCCACGCTTCACTCCTTCCGGGGGAATCGCACAACGCCTCGGGCGGGAGAACCTAGGCGGCACCCGCACGGCGAGCCAGCGGCTTGACCCTGCGCCGCGAGGCGGGGTAGCGTTCCGTATGCAACGCAACTTCCTGGTCGGGATGCTGGTGGCCCTGGTGCTCCTCGTCGCAGGCGTGCTCGCCTGGTTGCGCCAGCGCCGCGCAGGGCGCGCCCTGTACCATGAGCGCCTGCTGGACGCGGTCGCCGACGGCGTGATCACGCAGGAGGAGCTCGCGGAGCTGGATGCACTGCGGAGAAAGCACGACCTGAGCAGCACCGAGGCGCGCGTGGCCGCGCTGGTCGCGTACCGGCGGGTGCTCGCGGATGCACTGGAGGATGCGGAGCTGACGCCGGACGAGGATCGAACGCTGGAGCGGCTGCAGGAGCAGCTCGGCCTCGACGAGCGGGAGCTGCGGGCCGACAGGACGCAGCTCTGCCGGGCGCGGCTGCTCACGCGCGTCGTCAATGGCGAGCTGCCGCACGCGGAGATTCCGGGCATCCAGCTCGTACCGGGCGAGCAGGGCCACTGGTTCGTGCGCGCCACCTTCGCGGAACGCACCGGGATCGAGCGTGGAGCGCGGGCGCTGCGTGCCCTCGAGTTCGACGTCGACGCGGACGTCGCGTTCTCGCCGCTCGGCGAGCGCGATGCGCTCGGCCCGCGCGCGGAGATCCTGCCCAGCGACGTCGGGGTGCTCGCGATCACCAGCCGCCGCGTGGTCTTCCAGGGCGCGCGCCGCACGATCAGTCTCCCGCACGCGCGCCTCGCGCTCGTTGCGCTGCACGCCGACGGTGTACGACTCGACGAGGCCCCCAGCAACCACGCCGATCCGCAGGCGGTGTGCACCGCCCGCTTTTTCCTGGTCGACGACCCGGAGCTGACCGCCGCGGTGGCACTGTACTCCGCGCGCCAGCGCCGCGTGGAGATCCGCCCCGCGACCCGCCCGCCACGCACGGCGTAGGGGGTTCCGGACGCAGTGGAAAGGCGCGTCTGCGCAGGGGTTCCGCGGTTGACGCGCACCCCCCGTTCCGGTACATTTCCCAGCTGTACGGCGTCCGAAAGGTGCGCCATGACGGGCCTGTAGCTCAGCTGGGAGAGCACCTGGTTTGCAACCAGGGGGTCAGCGGTTCGAGCCCGCTCAGGTCCATGACCAGGTGAGCCATGATCGACCGGGCGGCCCGATGGGACCGCCCGGTTTCTTTTTCGATGTCCCGGACACCGACGATTCGTGCATAGATGACGGTCAGCAGCATACCGGTCGTGCGGGCTGTGCCTCGCGCGCTCGAGCATCTCGGCGGCGCGACCGTCATGGCGGGGCAGATCCTGCGGGTACTGCCGCGGCCGCGGCTGTACATGACGAGTGCGCTGCAGCAGGCCTACACACTGGGCATCCAGTCGCTGCCGCTCGTGCTGCTCATGGCGTTCCTCGGCGGTGCGGTCACTTCACAGCAGACGGGTGCGCAGTTCTCCGGGGGGCTGCCGCTCTGGGTGATCGGCAGTGTGCTCGCGGCGAGCATGCTGACGGAGCTCGGGCCGCTGCTGACCGGCATCGTGCTCACGGCGCGCGTTGGTGCATCGATCGCGGCCGAGCTGGCCACGATGAAGGTGACGGAGCAGGTCGACGCGCTGATCGCGATGGGGCGAGATCCTGTCGCATTCCTCGTCGTGCCGCGCGTTGTTGCAGGCGCACTCGTCTTTCCGCCGCTCGTCATGGTGGCGGACGCGATGGGCATGTTCGCCGGCTGGGGCATCGGGCTGCTCGCGGTGGATGGCCTGACCACGGCGGACATCGTCTACGGCGCCCGCTTCTACTTCCGCCCCTGGGCGCTCTGGTTCAGCGTGATCAAGGGCGGTGTATTCGGCATCGCGATCACGTTCATCGCGTGCTACGTCGGGCTGACCGGGCGCGGCGGCGCGGAGGGCGTGGGGCGCACGACGACGCTGGCCGTCGTGACGACGACGATCGTGCTCATGATCATCGACGTGCTGATGATTCCTGTGCTGAAGGCGTTCTGATGATCGAATTCCGCAACCTGCACAAGAGCTTCGGCGACCTGAAGGTGCTGGACGGCGTCGACCTGGTGGTGCAGGAAGGCGAGACGCTGGCGCTGCTCGGGCCGTCGGGAACGGGCAAGAGCGTGCTGATCAAGCACGCGATCGGGCTGCTGGAGCCGGACCAGGGCGATGTGCTGGTGGACGGCATCTCCATCGCGACGGCATCCCCGAAACAGCTTCGCAAGGTGCGGCGGGAGCTCGGCTACGTCTTCCAGAACGCGGCGCTGTTCGATTCGCTCACCGTCGCCGAGAACCTGCGCCTCGCACAGGAGGACGAGACCAGGCTCCGCGATCCGGGGGACTGCCGGCGCGAAGCCGCCGAGCTGCTGCGGCGCGTGAACCTGGACGAGAGTGTGCTCGACAAGTACCCGGCCGAGCTGTCAGGCGGGATGCGCAAGCGGGTCGGTGTCGCGCGCGCGATTGCGAGCCGGCCGAAGTACCTGCTCTGGGACGAGCCCACCACGGGTCTCGACCCGGTGAACGCGGACAACATCGACGATCTCATCATGGAGCTGAACAACACGCTCAACGTGACGAGCATCGTCGTGACGCACGACCTGGACACGGCGTTCGAGGTCGGCGATCGCATCGCGCTCCTGTACGAGGGGAAGATTCGCGCGAACGCGCCGCCGGACGAGATCCTGAAGAACACAGATCCGATCGTCGCCCGTTTCGTGCGACGTTCACGACTCGAGGCGGAAGTCGCCTGACGGATATTCATGGACAAGCGCAAGCGTAACATCATCGGACTGGGCGCACTCACGGCTGTCGCCCTCGTGCTCTTCGTCTGGGGCATGTACTTCCTGCTGGGCAATCCGATGTTCCGCGAAGGCATGGACCTGGTGGTCTGGCTGGACGACGGCGCCGGCCTGAAGCGGGGCGACCGCGTGCACATGCAGGGCGTCGAGATCGGCACCGTCCAGTCGATGGCGCTCAATCGCAATGGCGTCTTCGCGGGGCTGCGGCTGAACCAGGTGCTGGAGCTGCCCGAGGACACGCGCGCGACCGTCACCGGCGACGTCTTCGGCGCACACACCGTCGACCTGCTCCCGGGCAACGCCCCGGCGGCGCTGGAAAGCGGGGACACGATCCGGGGTGCGCCGGTGCCCGAGCTGCTCAGCATGGCGGGCACGCTGGGCGCACGGGCGGAGGGCGTGCTTTCGAGCATGGACGCGCTGCTGTCACCGCAGACGATCTCGGACCTGCAGGCAACCACCGAGGTGATGCCGGGCGCCGCACGCGAGCTGCAGGCGGCGTTCGTGGAGCTGCGTCGCGCCTCGGCAGCACTGTCGCGCAGCACGGCGAACCTCGAGGACGCGCAGGCAGGCGACCGCCTGGCCGCCGCGCTCGACGAAGTGCAGACGAGCGCGCGCGCGCTCACCACCGCCGCGGAGCGCATGCAGACGTCGCTCGAGAGCTTCGGCAGCATTGCCGGCAAGATCGACAGTGGCACCGGCACGCTCGGCATGCTCGTCAACGACAGCACGCTGTATTTCGAGATGAACAACACGCTGCGCGAGATCCGCGCGCTCGCGACGGACGTGCGTGAGCGGCCGACGCGCTACTTCAACGTGCGGGTGTTCTGAAGGCGCCGTCGCGCTGCTTCAACGTGCGGGTGTTCTGAGGGCGCCGACGCGCTGCTGCGACCCGCCTGTATTCAGCCGCCGTCGCGCTGCTTCGACCTGCGGGTGCTCCGCCCGCCGACGCGCGCGTTCCACACCCGCTTCTCCCGGGCGGCGGCGCTGCTGCCGCCCACTGTCCCGAAAAGCCGCTGGTAGCGCCCGCTTTTCCTCCCGATCGTGCGTGGGGCATGCCCTTTGCCCGCTTTCCCGCGCGGACAGGAGGAACGAGCATGATCACCGGAACGGAAGTCACCGCGATCCGACGCATCTCCGACGACAGGGCGAAGTGGCGCGTGCTCGTGGAAGCCTGGCCCGACGAGCCCGGGTACCGGGGACGCCTGGTGTTCGCACCGGACGGCGCGGACGCGCCGCTCGGCCCGCGTGAAGGTCCGCCCGCGTTGCGTGGTCGCACCCGGGAGGACGTGCTCACGCAGGCCTACGAGATGCCGGAGCAGCGACTGCGCGTGATGCTGCACTCGCTGGGCTGAGCGCGCGGCCCGGCGCCGCGGCGCAGGTCGTACCGGGGTGAGAACGGCGCCCCGACCCCGCTGTTGCATCCCGCTTTCCTCGAACGTTTTCCGGGTGTGTGGTGACGCCGGTTGTGGAGTTCCGGTCGTGTCGCCACGTTGCTGCAGGAGCAGGGCGACCGGTTCGGTTCTTGCGCTTCGATGGCACACGGCGGCGAGCCGCGCCGCCCGGAACGGAACCGTCCGCACCCAGCGGGCAGGGAGCGAGGCAGGTATGACGACGGGTCTCCGATTCATTCTCCTGGTGTTCGCAACGGTCGGCTTTGCCGGGACCGGTGCGTCGCTGGCGATCGCGCGGCAGCGCCAGCTCACCGACGGCGAGCGGGACCTCGGCATGGTGGGCGTTTCCGCCATGCTGTTCGTGTTCGGTGCGCTCTGCACGGCGGTCGGCGCGGGGCTCTCCGGGATTCTCGCGTTTGGCGGTGTGGTCCTGTGGGCCGCGTACGTGATTACGGCGGATCGGATCGGCATGTTCAAGGTTTCCGCGGCCGGTGTGGAGGAGCACACGCCGGCTGAGCCGCGGCAGACGACCTGAGCCGCCAGGACCGGAGGCAGCATTGCGGCCGCGCCCCCCAACGGGCGCGGCCGCTCGTTTTCCCGGATTCGCGCATCCGGGTTCCCGCGTTCGCCAGCGGCCACGGCGCCGCGCGGGCGTGGCCACACGCCGCTCCCGCTCGGTTGCTCCCCCTCTGCCGCGCCCCTAGTTTGCGCCGGCCGCGCAATCGCGGCGGATTCCCCTGCACCTGCTGGACATGGCGAACGGTTCCGAACTGATGGACAGGCTCGTGTCGCTCTGCAAGCGACGCGGTTTCATCTTCCAGTCTTCCGAGATCTACGGCGGCACGGGCTCCGTGTGGGATTACGGCCCGCTCGGCGTCGAGCTGCAGCGCAACGTGAAGGAGGCGTGGTGGCGCTCGATGGTGCACGAGCGTGACGACATCGAGGGGCTCGATGCCGCGATCCTGATGCATCCGCGCGTCTGGGAGGCGAGCGGTCACGTGTCGGGATTCACGGACCCGCTCATCGACTGCCGCACCTGCAAGGCGCGCTTCCGTGCGGATCACCTCGAAACCGCGCAGTGCCCGCGCAAGCCGAGCAAACGCCCGGGCGAGCACAGCGAGTGCGACCTCACCGAGCCGCGCCAGTTCAACCTCATGTTCAAGACGTTCATGGGGCCGGTCGAGGAGGACGCAGCGGTGATCTACCTGCGGCCGGAAACGGCGCAGGGCAGCTACGTCAACTTCCACAACGTCGTCACGTCGGCTCGCCAGCGCGTGCCGTTCGGCATTGCGCAGATCGGCAAGGCGTTCCGCAACGAGATCACGCCGGGCAACTTCATCTTCCGGACGCGCGAGTTCGAGCAGATGGAGATGCAGTTCTTCGTGGAGCCCGGCACCGACGACGAGTGGTACGAGTACTGGAAGGCGAAGCGGCTCGAGTGGGTGCAGTCGCTCGGCATCACGCCCTCGAAGCTGCGCTTCCACGAGCACGGCCCCGGCGAGCTGGCGCATTACGCCAAGACCGCGGTCGACATCGAGTACGAGTTCCCGTTCGGCTGGTCGGAGTTCGAGGGGGTACACAACCGCACCGACTTCGACCTGCGACGCCACCAGGAGTACTCCGGCAAGAAGATGGAGTACATCGACCCGGTGGACCGGAACAAGCGCTACATCCCGTACGTCGTCGAGACGGCGGTCGGCGTGGGGCGCGTGGTGCTGGCTGCGCTCGCTGACGCGTATGCCGAGGAGGATCTCGAAGGCGAGACGCGCGTCGTGATGCGGCTGCACCCGAGGCTCGCACCGACCAAGGTGGCAGTCATGCCGCTCGTCAAGAAGGACGGCATGCCGGAATTCGCCGAGGAGCTGAACCGCTCGCTGCGCTCCGCCGCGATCCCCACGTTCTACGATGACGCCGGCTCGATCGGCCGGCGCTACCGGCGGCAGGACGAGGCGGGCACGCCGTGGTGCGTGACGATCGACGGTCAGACGATGGAGGATCGCACGGTCACCGTGCGGCATCGCGATACGCTGCAGCAGGAGCGCATCGCCGCGGATCACCTGGTGGGCTGGGTGCGCGAGCGGCTCGTCTGACACCGCCGCGCATCCTCGATGTTCCGGCGCGCTCATCGCGCCGGCGGCCGCGTGAGCGGACCGACTGAGCAGCAACGCCCGATCATCACAACACGGGAGCTGTCGTGACGGAACGCAGCGTGAGCTTCTTCACGAGCCGCTTCGGCATGTTCGTGGCCATGCTCGGCATGGCCGTGGGCACCGGCAACATCTGGCGCTTCCCGCGCGTCGCGGCCTCCAACGGCGGCGGCTCCTTCCTCGTCGCATGGGTCGTCTTCCTGCTGCTCTGGTCCGTGCCGCTCATCCTGGTCGAGTTCGCCATGGGCAAGAAGGCACGCTCCGGCCCCGTTGCAGCATTCGGCAAGCTGGTCGGCCGGCGCTACACGTGGATGGGTGCGTGGGTCGCGTGGACCGCGATGGCGATCATGTTCTACTACGCCGTCGTGACCGGCTGGACGATCCGTTACGTCTGGGGCGCACTGGTCGGTGAGCTGGGCACACAGGCGCCGGGCGCGGTCTGGGAGAGCTTCGCGTACTCGCCCTGGGTCGTCGTCTTCCAGGGCATCGCGCTCGGGCTCGCCGTGTTCGTCGTGGCGCGCGGCGTGCGCGGCATCGAGGCCGCCACCAGGGTGCTCATCCCCAGCCTCTTCGTGCTCGTCGTCGTTCTCGCGATCCGCGCGGTCACGCTGCCAGGCGCGGACGCGGGACTGAACTTCCTGTTCACGCCGACGCTGGAGGGCCTGTCCGATGCGAACATCTGGCTGCAGGCGCTCACGCAGAACGCCTGGGACACCGGCGCCGGCTGGGGACTGATCCTCACGTACGCGGTCTACCTGCGAAAGCAGGAGGACACGGCACTGAACGCATTCATGCTCGGGTTCGGTAACAACACCGTGTCCCTGCTCGCCGGGATCATGGTGATCTGCACCGTGTTCTCGATCATGCCGGATGCGGCCAGCCAGATCGTCGGCGCCAGCAACGAGGGGCTCACGTTCATCTGGGTGCCACAGCTCTTTGCGCAGATGCCGGCCGGCCGCTTCTTCATGGTGCTGTTCTTCGTCGCGCTGTTCTTCGCGGCATGGACGAGCCTCATCTCCATGGTCGAGCTCGCGACGCGCGTGCTGCAGGACGCCGGCATCGAGCGCGGGCGCGCACTGCTGATGATCCTCGGCGTTGGTTTCGCGCTCGGCGTGCCATCCGCACTGAGCGAAGACGTATTCCTGAACCAGGACTTCGTCTGGGGCGTGGGGTTGATGGTGTCCGGACTCTTCTTCGCCGTGGCCGTGCTGAAGTACGGCGTGAAGCGCTTCCGTGAGACGCTGATCAACCACGAGTATTCCGACATCCGCATCGGCGCGTGGTTCGACGTCGTGATCCGCCTCGTGGTCGTGCAGGCGATCGTGCTCGTGGCGTGGTGGTTCTGGCAGGTGCGCGCCGAGAACATCTGGGGACCGTTCGGTGTCGCGAACATGGCACTGCAGTTCGCGCTCGCCATCGCGATCTTCCTGCTCTTCAACCGGCGGATCGCGAGTGCATCGGGGGTGTCGGAAGAAGAACCTTTGCTGGAAACGGCCGCAGGCGAGAGATGACTGCCCGCGGCGAACGAACCGGGTGTCGCGTGCAACAGACAGGGGGCGCACCGCCACCATGCGGAGCGCCCCCTCGTTCATGGCACGCGGGCGGAAGCGCAGCAGCGCAGCGCGTCCCGCGTGAGAATGTGGTCTACGCGCGCAGCTCCCGGCTGCGCAGCCCGTCCTCGGCCTCCTCGTAGCGGGCCGTCGCCCGCTCCATCAGTCCCACGCGCACGCCCTCGGGGTCACGGATGATCGCGATGCGTGCGTCGGCCATCTCGGTCGGCGGCAGCAGTGTCGAGGCACCGAGCCGCTCCGCTTTCTCGATGTAGCTCCGCAGGTCGTCCACCTGGACATAGAACAGCGCACCGCTCGGCCATGAGCCGTCGGTTTCCGCGATGCCGCCATTGATGCCATCGCCGGTGTCGACGCGCCGGTACGCGAGCGGCGATTCGTCGACGTGCCAGTCGAACATCTGACGGTAGAAGGTTTCGAGCCGGCGGGGATCGCGGGCGGTGATCTCCCAGTGGACGACGGGCTTACCCATGATGCACACTCCTGCTGCAGTGGGCGCAGCGGACCGTCCGCACGCTTGCGGTGCGGTCCGAGTGGACTCGGATACGGCGGGTGCGGGGTCGTGTGGCAATGACCCGCGGGGTACCCGTAACTTCACCCCGGTTCGCACTCGCTGCAAGGGACGCAAGCCTACCCTGTGTCGGGATTTCACTGATGGATTTCGAACCCTTCCGGAAACACGCAGAGGCCGCCTGGGCGCGCATACCGGACCGCTACAAGGCCGGTGTGGACGGATTGCTCGTTGAGCGAGAAGCGAAGCCGCACCCGGAGCGGCCGGAGGTATTCACCCTGGGGGAGTGCATCACGGAAAGCTACCCGTCGGAGTGGGGAGGCCCGGACACCACGCGTTCCTGGGTCGCACTGTACCATGGTTCCTTCCGCCACGTCGCCGCCGAGGATGACCACTTCGACTGGGACGAGGAGATCTGGGAAACGCTGACCCACGAGCTGCGCCACCACCTGGAGTCGCTGGCGGATTCCGACGAGCTGGGCGACGTGGATTACGCCGTGGACGAGAATTTCAAGCGGCGCGACGGAGAGCCGTTCGATCCCTGGTTCTACCGCGCCGGCGAGCCGGTCGGACCCGGGCTGTACCAGGTCGAGGACGAGATCTTCCAGGAGCACGCGTACCGCGAGCGGGCGCCGCACGTCGATGTAGAGTTCGACGGGCGCCGCTGGCGCGTGGACTGGCCGGCCGAGGACGCCGACGTCGTGTTCGTGGAGCTGGAGGAGGTGGCGGATCCGCCGCTGCTGTACACGCTGGTGCTCGCGCGCCAGGCGGGTGCCTGGCAGGCACTGCGCTCGCTCCTGGCGCGCCGCGCACCGACGATCGCCGAGGTGCCGGGCCGTGCCGACCCGCTCGGGTTGGACCGCCCGACCGGGAGCGGCTAACCTGTGCGCATGAGCACAGCCGATCGTCGTCCGACACCGTGGGCGCTCATCTTTGATGCGCCCTTCTTCCAGGAAGAGCATTTCCCCCGCATCGCGCAGGAGGAGG
Protein-coding regions in this window:
- a CDS encoding sodium-dependent transporter translates to MTERSVSFFTSRFGMFVAMLGMAVGTGNIWRFPRVAASNGGGSFLVAWVVFLLLWSVPLILVEFAMGKKARSGPVAAFGKLVGRRYTWMGAWVAWTAMAIMFYYAVVTGWTIRYVWGALVGELGTQAPGAVWESFAYSPWVVVFQGIALGLAVFVVARGVRGIEAATRVLIPSLFVLVVVLAIRAVTLPGADAGLNFLFTPTLEGLSDANIWLQALTQNAWDTGAGWGLILTYAVYLRKQEDTALNAFMLGFGNNTVSLLAGIMVICTVFSIMPDAASQIVGASNEGLTFIWVPQLFAQMPAGRFFMVLFFVALFFAAWTSLISMVELATRVLQDAGIERGRALLMILGVGFALGVPSALSEDVFLNQDFVWGVGLMVSGLFFAVAVLKYGVKRFRETLINHEYSDIRIGAWFDVVIRLVVVQAIVLVAWWFWQVRAENIWGPFGVANMALQFALAIAIFLLFNRRIASASGVSEEEPLLETAAGER
- a CDS encoding VOC family protein — protein: MGKPVVHWEITARDPRRLETFYRQMFDWHVDESPLAYRRVDTGDGINGGIAETDGSWPSGALFYVQVDDLRSYIEKAERLGASTLLPPTEMADARIAIIRDPEGVRVGLMERATARYEEAEDGLRSRELRA
- a CDS encoding metallopeptidase family protein, with product MDFEPFRKHAEAAWARIPDRYKAGVDGLLVEREAKPHPERPEVFTLGECITESYPSEWGGPDTTRSWVALYHGSFRHVAAEDDHFDWDEEIWETLTHELRHHLESLADSDELGDVDYAVDENFKRRDGEPFDPWFYRAGEPVGPGLYQVEDEIFQEHAYRERAPHVDVEFDGRRWRVDWPAEDADVVFVELEEVADPPLLYTLVLARQAGAWQALRSLLARRAPTIAEVPGRADPLGLDRPTGSG